The window CAATGGACTATATGAGACGAAGGATGAATAGTGTTGTTTCTGTACAGGACTTGATCAAGACACAATGAGCTATTATATGTACTGGTATACActcagctcacacacactgacagctatTCAATACTGGCTCACTGGTAGAGATGGGGCCTATATACTGGCTCACTGGTAGAGATGGGGCCTATTGAGTCATGCAGGTTACTAGAGTGTGTAAGCTCCTACATCCTACTGTTCCTCTGAAATTGTTGCTTTCTAACTATGTGCCTGAGTAATAAGAAAGAAGAAGTCGTCTGTCATGGGGAATAAGAGAGAGGGTGTCTGCCCGTTTGCATCAATGCCTTTACATATGtctatatgtgtgcgtgtgtttcagcaGTGGAGCTCCAAagtgctctctctctgggcAGTGCCCCCAGTGTCCTGCAGGGATGACTAACGCAATAGCGCTGCTCCCCCCAGGGGCTGGCGTCGTGTCAGGGGGCCCATGCcaaactcctctctctctgctcatacGCTCTCTGCCAGGACATCCTGCTCCTGTATTACTCATAGGTTGACAGTGCCGTTTGGGACTGTTTCTGATGTCCCACCTCAGCAGCAGCTTTCCTCTTCTGCTCAGCTGGGGGCGCTGCTGGCCCCTCCAGACCCTGGCTGGCCTCAAAGCACTCTGGACACACTCGACAGGTCTTGTTCTCTAAGGTCTTTGAACACTTCGCACAGATGgcctgtggagggagggaagtggtgggaaagagagagagagagagacagagagagagagacagagaaagagagagagagggagagggagagagagaggggaagaagagagcAGCTGTTTAGACACATCATATCATTTCTGTCAGAGCCGTGCATATCTCTTATTAACAACCGCCATCTTAAAATTGGGTAAAAGGGTTAGTGTGCTCACCGCTCCACAGGATTTGCAGTGGTGTTTGCGCTTGGTGAAGTTGAAGCTCTCGTTGCAGCCCTTACATGtggtcttctctttctccttctttttGGAACTcttctggaggacagagagaaagagagagagagagagagagagagagagagagagagagagagagagagagagagagagagagagagagagagagagagagagagagagagagagagtgagagagagagagagagagagagagaatgcacgtGTCAGGGGGTGTTCACACACTGGCCAGAGTGTTCATTCCTCACACCCTATCTCTCCCATTCCTCTCTAGATCTCCCTCCATTGTCTtcatcactttctctctctctcaaccccgcTGCTATAAAAAGCTGGCAGGGACGTCGATAGCAAAGCTAGCCGCCTAATCGTTACCACAGATGCATTGTGGGAGGAAGTGTGAAATTCATGTACTGATTGTGTTTTCTCTCCACAGAGAGGTTTTTGCAGTTATATAGCATGAGATACTGTAGATGATGATATCTCCATGGAGAAGCCTGCCTAATGAGGACTGTGTTATCTCCCTGCCTCGCTGCAGGACAGAGGGGGTGTGGATTTACTCAGGCATTGTTAGACCAGCCTCATTGCCTCAGACACAGACTCTCTCAGACAGAGCAGAGATCGATGTGCTTTTCATCATGAACACCCGCTGTGTGTTCGTATTACACTGTTTATTCAATGGCCTGGCTCATCAGAAGTGGGAATCTCATTAGCCTTGTTCTTTTGGGAAATAGGTTATCCTGGATCTTTACCACATTCATTACAGTGGCCAAGGGAGAAATGATACTGTTCCAATAAAACGTCCTCACATCTGCTGTGCATCTTCTGATTGTGTGTGAAGATGCCTAACATGTTTTTGAAATGATCAAGTTTTCCATGCAGCTGTGCAGAGCTGCAGTACCTACCCGCTCATGCAGCCTCTCACTGTCTGAGTCTATGGAGGCGTTAATCCAGGGGCCCTGAGGAGaaaacaccacaacaacaacaacaactgtcaCCCATCTGCTAAAGCTTTATCATCCACATCCTCACCATCATCCTGACATAGCCGTCAATGGATGATAGCAGAGTTATAATAAGTTATAATATAACTGGCGGCATGGGTAAACGTGAACACATGCGGATCATTTACACCCCTCCTGCTGTCGAGCTCATCTATTGCAAATGTCTGTCTGCAGTTAGAGTTGTCTTCCACAAGGTGGCACTTTGGGCTTACTGAGCCTAGTGCACCTCCAGCTCAGGCAGCCCAAAGTGGGTCAGCTGTGGACATGTAGAGGAGAGATGTGTGTATACACAGCATGCATGGGGCTTCCCCTACAAGGTCATGAGACAGTGCAGGGAACTCAAGATAAGCACGCAAGTGTGGGGGTGCGACTCTCAGGAAACTGAGAAAAGGCCTCTTTAtaacgtgcgtgcgtgcgtgagcGTATGGAGTGACAGTCCAGCCATATCAGGAACGTTATCACCAAAGTCAAAGAACAGACTATGACACATGCTCTGACCAAACCCTAGAGCCTTGCATTCAAATTCGTAGGATTCGTGGAACCATTTGATTTTGAATGACGTTGATTCATTGGATTGAatgactgtgtgtctgactgaccGGTGAATCAGGCGGATGGTCATCCTCACGGGAGAAGGAGCTATTGAAAGCTTTATTGAACGTCTCGCTGTTTTGCTTGTGCCTCTCGATGGTGGCCAGGATCACCTGAGGAAGGGGGAGCGAGGGGAGAGATGAGtgacagtaagagagagggaggaggaccaggCTTCCATGTCCTCTTCAGTGTTAATAACGCTGAAGCGTTCAAGTGTACAAAGCACAGGAACCGTGAGGAAGATACTCTAGGAAAGTCATCGGCTGAATGAAACCTTACATCACAAGGGGATGTCTAATCCTTTCTACAGTCCCGAGGGCAAacaaatgagggagagagagagacaatcatTTGGGGCAGAGGGCCTTTCCCTGTCTGAAAATAGGGAACAAAGAGAGGGACTGTGCCATGCTGTGGTCTGGTCTGACCCCACTGTAAAGGATGACATCAGACCAACAAGTGCATCGTgagccctctgctccagctccaCAGCTCTCAGAGAGGAGGCTCCCTGGCTATGCTAACTACTTAACCACAACTGGGCACacgctcttctctctctcctccctctttttgaGCCCAAATCCCTTGAAACCGCATTCCACTCTGCCCTTCAGTTTATTGAATAGTCTCTCTATTCTTTTCAGCTCTGTGGCCTACTAAATACCCTTTCAATCCAGTCAGCTACAGTGCATacacactgcaaacacacacactcaactcattctctcgctctctctctctgtcttttgtaTCGCAGCTCTCCTGTAGCCTCTGACCAATCTTAATCAGCTTTCGCCAGCTTTAATAGGCTAAACGAGCAGTAATGAGGGGCTTTATTAGTGAATACAATTCCCTGATTCAAACAACTGAGGTATGGTGGAAAGCCTCCCTAATTCCATCCCCTAAGAGAGTGCACAATTCCGAAAAATGGGTTTTAAAGTCTGGcgtagtatgtgtgtgaatatggaTTTGACGAAaacaaacattgaaatgtacCTGGATCcagtcttctttctcctccgcTGCCCTATAGAGAACAAACAGGACATGAGCAGGACATTTCCACATCTGCTTTAGGATCGGTCACTACGATGTGACTGGGACTGGCCTTCTGAGTCTTCTGGGGCTTACCTAGCCTGAAGCTCCAGAGAGCGCTGTTTCCCAATAATGGCGAAGGTGTGAAGGAGGTTCTGCTTTGCGATCCCCTGCACCTGCAGACATACACCCGCAACGTGATCAACCCTCTACAAGTGAGAAAAAAGGTAGAAGAAAGAGATGGATAGTGATGAGGAGAAAATGAGGAGAGTGTCTCCTTACCTCCATGCCAGCGatgtctatcctctctctcacactgaacTTCTGTCCCATGAGCCTCAGCTTGGGCACACAGTAGAGAAGCATGTTGTTGAACTGCAGCAGGAACAGACAGGGTATCAGTGAGACTGTTTTACACACAACAAAATACACATTATGATTCAACACTCTCTCACCAAGTAAAGGTATCGGTCCTGGGCTGTCCCGTTTTTGGCCGACATCTTCTTGATATGGCCCTCCTTTATGAGTTCGTTGGCCGGGTTCAcaatgtcctcctctcccccaagCCTCTCGTAGACCTCCAGCAGTTTGTGCATCTTCTCCTGAaaaccccagagagagagagagttaatgCTTCACAACACAGTCACAATGTACAAGGTACTTCATCTTATATAAAATCATACAGGGGCCATCTTATAAATGCCTTCGGCAATAATACAATCATGTTCAATCAAAGAGTCCTTTGCTTTTCTCAGACCATGGAGAAAACGGAGAAAGTTCAAACAGAACCGCACATACAACAGAGGTGAAGTTGCCGGCACAGGTATTTAAGCGAatgtatgaaagagagagaaagaaagcgagagaaagcgagagagcgagtgtgtgtgtgtgtatgtgtgtgtgaaagagatgggggacagagagagaatggaaacagagagaaagggagacagagagagaagggagacagagagagaagggagacagagagaagggagacagagagagaagggagacagaggactGTGATGAATAGCATAGGTGCATATACACAGAGGAGGCCAAATACTAACATGTCTACAAGAAAACACAAGCAGCTTTGCAATTAACATAGTTTGTAGTTCAGAGGTGAAGCAAGCACCACCAGATGGAGCTACAGTGTTCCTGTATTGCAAACATCCATTCCTCTTCCTAGGATCATCCTTGAAATAAAAGAGCTTTGTGTTGAGTCACAAAGCTAAACCGAGTCAACTTTACAGAAAGACTGATCggaacacacataccaacataACACAACAGGATGTCTATGTATGtaagtgcgtatgtgtgtgtctgtgtatgtaagggcgtatgtgtgtgtgtgtctgtaagtgcGTATCTTTTATTGTGTATGTAAGTGttggtatgtatgtgtgtgacagccGTCAGTCTTCTGCAAACTCTCAAACTAGCAGCAGGaaacagcagcttcctgtctgttcTAATGcaaccacctccctccctccctctccctgccagaCAGAGACAAGAAGCCATCACAGCGGTGAACCTACAGAGGTCTGGGCCATGTTACAGTGAATGATGTCAACAACACAGCAACAGAATCTCACCATTTTCTTGATGGCGGCGTTGGAGTGGTTGGCTGCAGTAGAGATGAGCTCCACGGCCTCTGCACCATGgaagcacacaccaacacacacgttaGATTAATAGATAGTGACAATGAGTTTCTATTAAATCAACAGTGACTAATAGGAGGACAGGACATGGTAGGTAGCCTGAAGATAAGCAGACAGCACTTTTTGTGCATTACAATATATCAGACTACATGCTGTAGTCTATTtgcacctgtttgtgtgtgtttgacaagaTGACCAAGTGTAGACTCCTTGCATGAGTCTTGTTAAGAGCAGAATACTGTACATTACCCAACATCAAACATACACAATCTGTCCCATTAATCACACACGCataatcacacgcacacaaacacacacacgcacatacacacaggtgtAACATATCAAACTGACTGTGGGCCAGTAGAGCAGAGGACTAATGGGTGAGATCACCTGACGCAGCCCTCTCCATCCTGGTCTACATAAACAGAGCAGACAGACGGCCAGGCCGGGAGAGGCTGACTGTCACACTGACTAACTAGGGGCTCCCAGGCCTGGCGTGCCGCAGCTGGACATAGACACATCTAGGAGGAGGATACTGCAAGGCCAGAGTTCATCCAGAGGACAAGGGACATCGGGCTCTCCTCTAGAAACAGACATGCTCAGTCTAAAAAGCACCCATATGTCCTCTCTCACTGCTGTGGGAGGGTTTGATAGAATGTGCCCCGTGGACTCACTCTCGGCATCCTTCCTGTCGAGGGCGTCTTCTGGAAGCTTCTTCAGGTAGTCTTTGAGCAGGAGCTCGTAGCGTGGGATCCTTTGGACTGGTTCCAACATGTGGTGCTGCAGGGTGAGGTTCCCACACACCTCCTGCTTCTgcagagacaacacacacatcaaccatCAATCTCTTACTGTCTCTTCCAAAGTATCCTAATAAAACAGATaactggacaaacacacacatgcagctagTCAGACTGACCTGTATATTCTGGACCACACTCTTGAACTGTGACGACCGCTGGGTCCAGGTGTTTACCAGGTCCATCGCACGGTCAAAGTTCTTCACATACTCTCCATACATCTTCATGAACGGAGCCAGCTTCTGAAGGATGTCGCCAATGCGAGGTTTGGAGTCCctaacacacagagaacaaACGTCCAAAAACGAAACAATGGAGGTGTCTAACATTCCGATCGAATGTTTTAGCTTTTGACTGTGATAATAATTGTGACTTCAAAGATAGCATGTGTACATAGCATTACACGACAAGTGAATAAACTGAATCTCTCTACAGAGAGCCCTAAAGACACAATACTCCACAAAGCCAGACTTTTGGCACATGCACATTGGTGGTACATTTCCTCTGAGCAGATGAAGAGAGGCAGAAAATGCCCCCATTCTACCAGCCTGGAAGtctggcacacacgcacacacgcacacacacacacacacacacacacacacacacacacacacattctgaacCTCCACTTACTGCCCCAACAACACCCACCAACAGCCTGGCAACACCCTCCTACTGCTACCCAGCTGTCTGAGTTTtgtagccaacacacacacactgaccacattGACTAACATAATCACGGACCAACACTAGCCCTGAGAACTATAGGTCCAGGTGACTGTCAATCTCATTCATTCAGTCCTTACCATTCTCCAATGATGCGTGTTTTGAGATCGGGGAGCAAGAACTTGTCATGGAAACAGTATATGGAGGAGATGTTGGAGAAGATCCCAGTTATTACGTCCTGAGGGATTCCAGCTTCAGTGAGCTTAGTGCAAAATACCTgtatagacatacacacacacacacacacatgcacacacacacacacacacacacgcaggacaTAGAAGTATGAACACTCATGGATTTCTAGAAGATTAATTCCAACCCCTTTGCTCCAGTAATATTCAGTGTGTGATGTTACAGTCTCATTACCATGGTCACTCTATGGACCTCCAACCCCTCTGATACCTTTCACTTCCCTGTCAGTCACATAACTACAGGCCTATCTGCACTACAGTTCCTATGGCAACAGTACCCCTGTGATGGAGAGTTTGACGACAACAGGAAGCAGCTCTGAGGTTGCCCTCAGCAACAAACCCAGCAGTTCTCCACAGTTATATGGTGacagctctgtctgtgtgttgtggctTGAGAAAGAGACTTGAGAAAGAGACTTGAGAAAGAGGGTTGGAGGAGAAGGTCTGTCCTGATAATGTCCTGTCATTCATCTTGGCTTGacataataatttgtaaaaggTTACATTACCTCAcattattacacacacacaaacattggcACACACTTATACATTTACAAGACACACAACTGTAAACACATCACCTCCCAATCTGGTCCCAATCCAAGTGTTAGGATTCAGTGGATCAGTGGGCCAGTGTTAATCCAGCTTAGCCCTGATCACAATCACTAACTCCTCtcacagagaaagaggaggggggggggggttctgggcCAGGAGCACCTAaatacactctcacactctaGCCTGACAAGCAATGTGTGGGTGATGGTGTGTGGGTAATGGTGTGtgggttatggtgtgtgtgagatggtgtgtgtgtgagatggtgtgtgtgagatggtgtgTGGGTGATGGTGTGTGGGTGATGGTGTGTGGGTGATGGTGTGTGATAGGTGGAGGAGGTTACCTGGTCCAGGAGGTTGAGCCTCTTGACGTAGGCCTCCTCAGTGTGGAGAAGCTCTTTGGCGATGTTCAGCAGCTTCTGGGATTCTGAGCACTGAGGGGTACAGCACACAGTACAGTCACATCCACGGGCACATCTCCTCAACACCAAAGACAGGCAAGCTAACAACAGGGTTCATTAACAACCAGCTACGTTGTAAGTCTAAACAGGCAGACCAACTACATCTGTATTTGTCCTTGACCTGCATGCATGGTTTGCCAGGGTAATGTTCTTTTGTACCCTCTCAACTCCTTCATTCAAACTGGGTCAAACTTGTGTGTCACCGTTTGTTGCAACATCAGCCACAGTCACTCCACCATCACTAGAGGTGGCTCTGGTTCAGTTCAGTGAGTTGAGTTGTTCTAACTTGTCCACTGTAGTACGATGTGGGGTGGATTACAGTATATGATTTGGGAAGCTGAGAGACACTTTGCTTATATCTAGATTTAATGTAATTACAGTAATGATGTTGCATTCCATATCCGACACTGACAGACAACAGAGCAGGGGAGTAAAGACACACAATCGTGACTGTTTAGCAACAGCTGTCTggtgtcacccacacacacgcacactgaggAAATGGAAAGGCTTGTGAAACACATCTAGTACGGATAGATCAACAAAACAGCAAAATGCCAGCTTTCTAAATGCACACTAGACCAATACAGCTTTGTAGAGGATACTACTTATGACAGATAGAAATTATTCTCTGCCTTTTCCTGTTGTAATATGCATGGCAAAAAACCATATCCTCTGTCACAGTGCTGGCATAAAAAAGCCATCAACATGTCAGCTGAAGTGTTAAAGGAGTTACAAagcaccatctctctccctctctccctctctccctctctccctctctccctctctccctctctccctctctctccccctctccccctctccccctctccccctctctccctctctccctctctccctctctctctctctctctctctctctctctctctctctcacacacacacacacacacacacacacacacacacacacacacacacacacacacacactatactaaCAAGCACACCTTTCCTTTGGGTAGCTATGCTGAGATCAGGAAACATTGGGAACCGGAGATCACATGCCCAGGAGGTAATGGGTGTGGGATGTCAGTAgagggtgtggatgtgtgtgtgtgtgtgcacgtgtgtgagacagggagggtaCGGTGTGGTGCCTCATGAAGGTACAGGGTGTATTCTGTTCATGTTCTCAAACTGATTTAACAAGATTTCTTTTCAGATCCCACTTCTCTTTGTCAATCTCTGACTAACACTTGAGAGTTTCCAGCAATGTATTTTCTTCCGGTGCCAGGTTGTCAGATCATGTACACCTCAAGCAGCTGAATCTCCCTTCTGGGAGTGTAGTGTGGCTGGGGATCGATGGTCAGTGTCAAGGACAAAAGTCCTGAGAAACAGTAGCTTGGATGAGAGAGGTTTCTGTCTGTTGCAGAGACTGTGTGGTTTGTGTTTAAGCAGCTGTCAGGGTCCTAGACGGGTGTGTATGTGCCCCAGACAGGCCAGGTAGCTGTCCCTCACAGCTCACAGCACGCTGACTTCACACACTTAGTAACCAACTCAGACTGAAACCGTCAAATGGTGTGCATTTAGATGTAGACTTTCTGAACATTAGCCCCCTGACTTTGATCAAAATAGAAACATCGGTTAGTTCCTGTCTAAACCTGATCAAATCTGTCTGAAGCTGCTGCCCTCTGTTTTAGAGAATGGTTTGGGGTGAAGAGCAGTTGAtgagatgagaggggggggggagagagatgtgacGGTGGGCTGCTCACCTTGCTGGcctctgtgagtgtgtctgcctTGTCCCCTCCGTCTGGCTCTCCACTGCTCCCCTCATCCAGGTCACTGTCCT of the Hypomesus transpacificus isolate Combined female chromosome 18, fHypTra1, whole genome shotgun sequence genome contains:
- the fgd gene encoding faciogenital dysplasia isoform X1 yields the protein MQGASTTDHPASSLQYQCGSVDFLCSPRLGKKATPPRPCHGRPVAKPRPQPQTTTISKAPAAQKPQVPPKPPHLLALGQDKKPKRIPPAPSRPLPAPPPPPKPKPSQSPPVLVIQKEAQKVGLLIERFENSRVPIIVVPVRNQLHLCLSMDATSEATPPSGPDPSTHAPSEPAGAKDPGERSPADKLALGSSKQTDEVTEVTELSRLASLRIDSPDDGALDHCTKGNIHNHAVGSHGNAEQEDGSSYELQDNQDLHSTEQNGKIPNRDSGIDSPSCTVEGEVFPNEDAIDEEDRYDSVTETESVSCVTLGNKRDSTQDEDSDLDEGSSGEPDGGDKADTLTEASKCSESQKLLNIAKELLHTEEAYVKRLNLLDQVFCTKLTEAGIPQDVITGIFSNISSIYCFHDKFLLPDLKTRIIGEWDSKPRIGDILQKLAPFMKMYGEYVKNFDRAMDLVNTWTQRSSQFKSVVQNIQKQEVCGNLTLQHHMLEPVQRIPRYELLLKDYLKKLPEDALDRKDAEKAVELISTAANHSNAAIKKMEKMHKLLEVYERLGGEEDIVNPANELIKEGHIKKMSAKNGTAQDRYLYLFNNMLLYCVPKLRLMGQKFSVRERIDIAGMEVQGIAKQNLLHTFAIIGKQRSLELQARAAEEKEDWIQVILATIERHKQNSETFNKAFNSSFSREDDHPPDSPGPWINASIDSDSERLHERKSSKKKEKEKTTCKGCNESFNFTKRKHHCKSCGAAICAKCSKTLENKTCRVCPECFEASQGLEGPAAPPAEQKRKAAAERQVSLTGDNCLLCSYLQVQEKGKSWTKTWVAVCKTEPMVLYLQSNGQDSCGARAVPLPGFEVSTAPLPATEKSELKHTFRLSHSQQALLFGAQDAELQAKWVEVLSRAARGEMPTDASVSLTENRKSQ
- the fgd gene encoding faciogenital dysplasia isoform X2 — translated: MQGASTTDHPASSLQYQCGSVDFLCSPRLGKKATPPRPCHGRPVAKPRPQPQTTTISKAPAAQKPQVPPKPPHLLALGQDKKPKRIPPAPSRPLPAPPPPPKPKPSQSPPVLVIQKEAQKVGLLIERFENSRVPIIVVPVRNQLHLCLSMDATSEATPPSGPDPSTHAPSEPAGAKDPGERSPADKLALGSSKQTDEVTEVTELSRLASLRIDSPDDGALDHCTKGNIHNHAVGSHGNAEQEDGSSYELQDNQDLHSTEQNGKIPNRDSGIDSPSCTVEGEVFPNEDAIDEEDRYDSVTETESVSCVTLGNKRDSTQDEDSDLDEGSSGEPDGGDKADTLTEASKCSESQKLLNIAKELLHTEEAYVKRLNLLDQVFCTKLTEAGIPQDVITGIFSNISSIYCFHDKFLLPDLKTRIIGEWDSKPRIGDILQKLAPFMKMYGEYVKNFDRAMDLVNTWTQRSSQFKSVVQNIQKQEVCGNLTLQHHMLEPVQRIPRYELLLKDYLKKLPEDALDRKDAEKAVELISTAANHSNAAIKKMEKMHKLLEVYERLGGEEDIVNPANELIKEGHIKKMSAKNGTAQDRYLYLFNNMLLYCVPKLRLMGQKFSVRERIDIAGMEVQGIAKQNLLHTFAIIGKQRSLELQARAAEEKEDWIQVILATIERHKQNSETFNKAFNSSFSREDDHPPDSPGPWINASIDSDSERLHERSSKKKEKEKTTCKGCNESFNFTKRKHHCKSCGAAICAKCSKTLENKTCRVCPECFEASQGLEGPAAPPAEQKRKAAAERQVSLTGDNCLLCSYLQVQEKGKSWTKTWVAVCKTEPMVLYLQSNGQDSCGARAVPLPGFEVSTAPLPATEKSELKHTFRLSHSQQALLFGAQDAELQAKWVEVLSRAARGEMPTDASVSLTENRKSQ